DNA sequence from the bacterium genome:
GGTACCGCCTCGTTGTCACGGACCTGCAGTCCAAGATCGGCAAGCTGGAGGAAGAGCTGAGCGCCGCCGCCACCATGGCGGAGGTTCCTGCCGTCGTCGTCACGCAGCCCGAGCTGCGCCAGACGCTCTCGCGCCTGATCAAGAAAGTCGCGATGATCGTGCAGGCCGAGAAAGTCGTGCTCATGCTCTACAATGCCGAGATTGGCGAGTTGGGAGTGCTCCAGCCCGCTCTCGGGATCACCGAGGACCAGGCAACCCGTCTCTCTCTGCGCCCTGACCAAGGCGTGACCGGCATCGTCTTCGGCAGCAACAAGCCCCTCGTCTACAACGACGCCCTGTCCGACCCCCGCACCGACAAGGATGGAGTCTCGCTGCTGCGCGTGCGCAACGGCATTGCCGTCCCGCTGGCGATCCAGCAGCGCGACGAGGAAGAGCGCGTCATTGACGAGCGCGTCATTGGCGTCATGCATGTGTTCAACAAGCGCTATGAGCAGGATTTCAACGACGACGATGTGCGCCTGCTGGAGATGCTGGCCGACCAGGCCGCAGCCGTCATCTCCAACGCTCAACTCTACATCGAGCTGACGGAGAAGAAGCAGGAACTCGAGGACACCTTCGAGAGCATCCACTCCGGTGTCATCGTGGTGAGTCCCCGTGGGGTGGTGCGCCTCATCAACCCGGCCGCGTGCAGCATGCTGAGCCTGCACAACGGCACCTACGCCGGCCAGAACATCAAGGACGTCGTCACCGAGAAGGCGGTCCTGGAGCTGTTCCAGGAGACGTTCCGGGGTAACAAGGAACTGACCCGCGAGATCGGGCTGGATGGCGGGCGCCACATCTACCAGGCCGAGACGTCGATGATGGGCGATGAGAACGGCGACACCCACAGCGTGGTGGCCATCTTCAACGACATCACCGAGATCCGGCAAGTCGAGCGCATGAAGACCGCGTTCGTCTCCACCGTTTCCCACGAGCTGCGCACCCCGTTGACCTCCATCAAGGGCTTCATCGCGACCCTCATTGACGACACCGACGGCATCTACGACGATGAGACGCGGATGGAGTTCTACAACATCATTGACACGGAGTGCGACCGCCTGACCCGTCTGATCACCGATCTGCTCAACATCTCGCGGATCGAGTCCGGGCGGGGCATTGACATCATCCTGTCCGAAGTGAGCCTGAACGAGTTGGCGACCCAGGTCACCAGGTCCCAGCAGACCTACACAGACCGGCACAAGGTCTTCACGACCATTCCGGAAGACTTCCCCCACATCACCGCTGACTCGGACAAGGTCACCCAGATCCTGGACAATCTCGTGGGCAACGCGGTCAAGTATTCGCCCGACGGCGGCAACGTGGTTGTGGCCGCTGAGGACGAGGGGACCACGGTGCGCATAGACATCAGCGACGAAGGTCTGGGGGTGCCCGAGCACCACCGCGACAAGATCTTCCAACGCTTCCACATGGTGGACGACGACGTGGACCACAAGGCCGTCAAGGGCACGGGCATCGGCCTGTACCTGGTCAAGCACCTGGCTCAGGCCCACGGCGGCGACGTGTGGCTAGCACGGTCCGACGTCGGCAAGGGCTCGACCTTCAGCGTACGACTGCCCAAACAACCGAAAGTGGATGAGAAGGCAGCCAACGCCATCGGCGGCGGCTAGACGAGACCGAAGCGCACAAGCACAGGGAGACAGAAGAACGGCAGGGACGAGGCGGGCACCTTCGCCGGCACTCCCGGACTGGTTCTTCTGTTGTTCCGTTTTGCGCTCCCAGGGACGGTCACACAGATGAGAATCGCCATCGGTTGCGATCACGGTGGCTTCGTGCTCAAGCCCGGGATCCGGGGCGTCATCGAGGCACTGGGCCACGAAACGCTTGACGTGGGCACCTGCAGCGAAGACCCGGTAGACTACGTGGACTTCGCGGCGGGCGTGGCGCGGGCAGTGGCCGGCGGCGAGGCCGATCTGGGCGTGCTCATCTGCGGCACCGGCATCGGCATGAGCATCGCGGCGAACAAGGTGCCGGGCGCGTACGCCGCGCGCGCGGAGGAATGCTACAGCGCGCGCATGGCACGGCTGCACAATGGCGCGAACATTCTGTGTGTCGGGGCCCGCACGACCGGCCCGGAGTTGGCCAAGGAGGCCGTGCGGACGTTCCTGACGACCGAGCCCTCCCCCGAAGAGCGCCACGCGCGGCGGCGTGCACAGATCCGGGCGCTCGAGGGCCGCTAGACACCCGTTCCCAACAGCGCCGCAGAAGACCGACGGATTCCCCACCATGAGCGAACACCCACCAGCGAACCGGCCGCGCCACGACGTGCTGCAGCAGACGGAGCGCCCCTCCTGGGATGACTACTTCATGGAGATCGCGCACGTGGTGGCCAAACGCTCGACCTGTCTCTCGCGGCAGGTGGGTTGTGTGCTGGTGCGCGACCGGCGCATCCTGACCACCGGGTACAACGGGCCGCCCCAGGGCCTGGCGCACTGCGAGGACCTCGGTGGTTGCCTGCGGGCGCGCATGGGCATTCCGCGGGGGCAGCGCCATGAGATCTGCCGCGCCTGCCACGCCGAGCAGAACGCCATCTTGCAGGCCGCCGTCCATGGCGTGGCGCTGCAGGGCGACGTCACCTGCTATACCATTGGCCTGCCGTGCGTCACGTGTGCCAAGATGCTCATCAACGCCAATGTGCGGCGAATCGTCTACCGGGACCCTTACCCCGATGAGTTGGCGCACGAGATGCTGACCGAAGCGGGCGTGGCGCTGGTGCACTGGCAGGCCCCGGGGGAGCGGACCGGCTCGTGAGTCACGCGTTGCTGGCGTTGCTGATCGCGGCGGTGGTGGCACTGGCGCTGACCTTGCCGGTGCGTAGCCTGGCCTTCAGGATCGGGGCCGTGGCGCAACCGGGGGGGCGGCGGATCCACCAGAAGCCGACTGCCCAGGCGGGGGGCCTGGCGATCTACGCCGGCGTATGGGTTGCGTTGCTGGTCTTCAACTGGCCGCTGCAGGCGCCTTATCTGGGCATGCTCATCGGTTCGGCACTGCTGCTGGTGATGTGTCTGGCCGACGACATCAAGAACCTGTCGCCCTGGTTGCGGCTGGTCGGGCAGTTTGTGGTGGCCGCCATCGCCTTCTACGGCGGCGTGGCTGTCCACGGGGTGACCAACCCGCTGAGCGCCCTGGGCACCTATCATTACATCTCGCTGGGGTGGTGGTCGGCGCCGCTGACCATCATCTGGGTCATGGCCATCACCAATGCCATGAACTGGCTGGATGGCCTGGACGGCCTGGTAGCGGGCGTCGCGGCCCTGGCCGGCCTGACGATCATGGTCGGGGCCGGGACCACCGGCATCCCGGTGGTGGCAGTGGCCGCCGGCGCACTGGCCGGCGGCTGCCTAGGCTTCCTGCCCTACAACTTCAACCCCGCCAAGATCTTCATGGGCGACACGGGCGCGATGTTCCTGGGCTACATGCTGGCCTGCATCGCGGTCATCGGGCCCTTCAAGATGGCGACGACCGTCGCGGTGCTGGTGCCGCTCCTGGTGCTGGGCGTGCCGATCTTCGACACCGTGACGGGGATCATCCGGCGCCTGGCAGCGGGCAAGTCACCCATGGCCCCGGACCGCGGGCACATTCATCACCGCCTGATTGACCGCGGGCTGACCGTGCGGCAGGCGGTCCTGTTCATCTATCTCATGACAGCCATGCTCTGTCTGGCCGCACTGATCTTGTGGCGTTGGAGGGTTGGCGCGTAATGTCCGAGCCGACGGTGGCCCTGGTCTTTGGGACCCGGCCCGAAGCAATCAAACTGGCGCCGATCTACCAGGAGCTCAAACGCCGCAACCGCCCGGTGCAGGTGATCGTCACGGCGCAGCATCGTGGCCTGCTGGACCAGATGCTTGCCGTCTTCGAGATGACTGCCGACGTGGACCTGAACATCATGCAGGAGGGCCAGACGCTGGCGCAGATCACCTCGCGCGCCCTGACCGGCCTGCAGGAGACCTTCGCCCGGCTGCGGCCCGACATCGTGATGGTCCAGGGGGACACCACCACGGTCCTCGGCGGAGCCCTGGCGGCTTTCTACGAGCGCATCCCCGTGGCCCATGTCGAGGCCGGGCTGCGCACCCAGGACAAGCTGTCGCCCTTCCCCGAGGAGATCAACCGCCGCCTGACGGACGTCATCAGCGACGTGTACTTCGCGGCCACGCGGCGCGCCCGGCACAACCTGCTGGGGGAGGGCGTCCCGCCGTCAGCGGTCTATGTGACCGGCAACCCGGTGGTGGATGCCCTGCGCACGGTCGTGGAGCGCAACCCGGCCCTGCCCGAGCAACTGGGCTGGATCGAGGCGCTCGAGGGGCGCCTGATCCTGGTGACGGCCCACCGTCGTGAGAACCTTGGCGTGCCCTTCAGCCGCATCTGTCAGGCCCTCCAGGAGATTGTGGAGCGCCACCGGGACGTCACGGTCGTCTGGCCGCTGCATCCCAACCCGCTGGTCACCAAGTCTGCCCACGAGCTGCTTGACGGCGTCGAGCGCGTCGTGCTGACTGAGCCGCTGGACTACCTGTCTTTCGTGCCGCTGATGGCCCATGCCGACCTGGTCATCACCGACTCCGGCGGTGTGCAGGAGGAGGCGCCGGCGCTCGGGGTGCCCGCGCTGGTGACCCGCGACACGACCGAGCGGCCCGAGGGCATTGACGCCGGCGTGGCGAAGCTGGTCGGCACCGAGACCGATGTCATCGTGGCCGAGGCCGACCGGGTGCTGAGTAGCCCGGCCGAGTACACGCGCATGACCGAAGTGGGCTGTCCCTATGGTGACGGCCAGGCGGCCGCGCGCATCTGTGACGCTCTGGACCACTTCCTGGGCCGCCGCGCCGACCGGCCCGCTGACTTTGATTGGCCCGCGTAGGTGCTGTAGGGCAGGCAGGAGACGCTTGTTTTGACGCCCTTGGCCGCGCTCATTCTGGGAATCGTGCAGGGCCTGACGGAGTTCCTGCCGGTCAGTAGCTCGGCGCACTTGGCCCTGATTCACTGGGCCTTCGGGTGGACCAGCACGCCGGCCGAAGACCTGATGTTCGATGTGGCCGTGCACTTTGGCACGCTGGTCGCCATTCTCGCCTACTTCGGGCGCGACTGGGTGCGCTTCCTGCAGCGGCGCGACCGGATGGTCGCCTATGTCGTCGTGGGCTGCCTGCCCGGCGCAGTCGCCGGCGCCGTGCTGGAGGACAAGGCGGCTACGATCTTCCGCGACCCGCTCCAGATCGCGGCGTTGCTGGCGGCCATGGGGCTCGTACTGGCGGCGGGGGAGCGATGGGGCCGGCGAGAGCGTCCGCTCGAGCAGATGGGCTGGGCGGACACGCTGTGGGTTGGTATGTTGCAGGCCCTGGCGATCATGCCGGGCGTGTCGCGGGCCGGCATCACCATGACGACGGGCCTGTTCCGCGGCCTGACGCGCGAAGCGGCGGCGCGGTTCTCATTCCTGCTGGCGACGCCGATCCTGCTGGGCGCCACGCTGTGGAGCGCTCGGCATGTCGTGTCGGGCGAGGCGCCGGTGGACGGCCTGGTCTTCGGCATCGGGTGGCTGGCCGCGGCGGTCACCGGGTTCGCCTGCATTCACTGGCTGCTGCGCTTCCTGCAGCGCCATAGTTTCATGCCGTTTGTGATCTACCGGCTCGTAGTCGCCGCGGCGGTGCTGGTCTGGGTGTTCGTCCGCGGCGCCTGAAGAACGTTTTCCTGGATTGTTGCGTGGCGGGCAGGTTAGCGGAGCCGTAGGCGCGAAGAAGTCCCTTTCGCCTGCGCTGGACCCATCGGGGGACAGCGCGGGCTGTGCTACAGGATATCTGGGTTGCGACTGTCATCCGGCCCATGATGGACCCGGCGGGTGTCCGCCGGGGTTTGATCGTTCCGCCAGGGAGGTAGAACATGCCAACGACGTTGCCGTTCGGATCGTTCGAGAACTTCTCGATCTATGCGGTCCTGGTCTGCGGCCTGATCGGTCTGATCTACGCGCTGTACTTGCGCAAACAGACCCTCGGCATGGACCAGGGGACGGACAAGATGCGGCAGATCGCCGCACAGATCCAGGAGGGCGCTTACGCCTACCTGAATCGGCAGTTCAGGACGATTGCCCTCGTGATCGTCCTGCTGTTCTTCGCGCTGCTGCTGAGCGCGTGGGGCAACTGGAGCATCGCCATCGGGCGTGCCATTGCCTTCGTGCTGGGCTGCTTCGCCTCCGGTTTCACCGGCTACATGGGGATGACGCTGGCGGTGCAGGGCAATGTGCGCTGCGCCGCGGCGGCGCGCACGAGCCTCGCCGACTCGATGCGGGTGGCTTTCCGCTCGGGCGCGGTCGCGGGGATGTTCACCGTGACGATGGGTCTCGTGGGTGCAGTCCTCATCTTCTGGTATTACAAGGAAGCCGCGACGGAAGTCTTGCTGGGCTTCGGCTTCGGCGGCAGCCTGCTGGCCCTGTTCATGCGGGTCGGTGGCGGCATCTACACCAAGGCCGCTGACGTGGGCGCGGACCTGGTGGGCAAGGTCGAGGCGGGCATTCCCGAGGACGACCCGCGCAACGCTGCCGTCATCGCCGACCAGGTCGGCGACAACGTCGGTGACTGCGCCGGGATGGCTGCCGACATCTTCGAGTCCTATGAGGTCACACTGGTGGCCAGCATGATCCTGGCGCTGGCCCACACCGACAAGAAGGTGGCCCTCACCTGGATCATCTTCCCGCTGCTCATCCGTGGCATCGGTGTCATCACCTCGATGATCGGCATCTCGATGGTCAAGTCCCGCACCGATGATGAGCACCCGATGAAGCCGATCACTCGCGGCTTCGTCTGGTCGGCCATCCTCTCGGCCATCGGCTTCTTCATCATCGCGAAGTTCTATGTGGGCGCCAACGACCCCGAGAACTGGACCAAGCTGTTCCTGGCCACGATCTCCGGTCTGGTACTGGCCCTGGCCATGTACAAGCTCACCGAGTACTTCACGTCCACGCAGTTCGGTCCCGTCAAGTCCGTCGCCCGGTCCGCACAGACGGGTAGCGCGACCACGATCCTGACCGGCTTCGCCGAGGGTCTGGAGAGCTCCGTGTACGCCGTGCTCGTGATCTGTGCGGCGGTCTTCTTCTCGATCCTCGTCTTCGGCCGTGAAGCCAGCGCCATTGAGATCCTCTACGGCGTGTCGCTGTGCGGTCTGGGGATGCTGACCACCACCGGTGTCATCATCTCGATGGACACCTACGGCCCGGTCGCCGACAACGCCCAGGGCATCACCGAGATGTCCGGCGCCGAGGGCGGCCCCAACGTGGAGATCCTGGACGCCGTCGGCAACACCACCAAGGCGGCCACCAAGGGCATTGCCATCGCCTCCGCCGTCATCGCGGCCATCTCGCTGTACGGCTCGTACCTGTCGAAGGTCGCCGCGGGCATCGCGGGCGGCCACGCCGGTGAGGGCATCAGCGAAGCGGCCCTGCGCGAGTACTGGATCCAGGTGGACAAGCCGGCCGTGTTCATCGGCCTGCTCATCGGCGGCGCCATGCCGTTCCTGTTCTCCGCCATGACGATCCGTGCCGTCAGCCGCGCCGCCTTCTACATCATCAACGAAGTGCGCCGGCAGTTCCACGAGATCCCCGGCCTGATGGAAGGCAAAGAGGGCGTCATGCCCGAGTCCGGCAAGGTCGTGGACATCTGCACCGGCTCGGCCATCCGCGAGCTGATCGCTCCGGGGATCCTGTCCGTCCTGGCCCCGATCATCGTCGGTTGCTGGCTCGGCTGGGAAGGCCTGGGTGGCTTCCTGGCCGGCATCATCGTCACCGGGCAGCTCATGGCGGTGCTCATGTGCAACGCGGGCGGCGCCTGGGACAATGCCAAGAAGTCCATCGAGGACGGCCTGTATGGCGGTAAGGGCTCTGAGGCCCACAAGGCCGCTGTCGTCGGCGACACCGTCGGCGACCCCTTCAAGGACACCGCCGGTCCGGCCCTCAACCCGCTCATCAAGGTCATGAACATGGTGGGTCTGCTGGTTGCGCCGGTCATCGTCAAGTACTCCTCCGGCATCAAGAACGTGAACCCCACGCCTGGTCTGGCCATTGCCGGTGTCGTGCTGGC
Encoded proteins:
- a CDS encoding GAF domain-containing protein, whose translation is MPDVAPPEDADQLRKELERYRLVVTDLQSKIGKLEEELSAAATMAEVPAVVVTQPELRQTLSRLIKKVAMIVQAEKVVLMLYNAEIGELGVLQPALGITEDQATRLSLRPDQGVTGIVFGSNKPLVYNDALSDPRTDKDGVSLLRVRNGIAVPLAIQQRDEEERVIDERVIGVMHVFNKRYEQDFNDDDVRLLEMLADQAAAVISNAQLYIELTEKKQELEDTFESIHSGVIVVSPRGVVRLINPAACSMLSLHNGTYAGQNIKDVVTEKAVLELFQETFRGNKELTREIGLDGGRHIYQAETSMMGDENGDTHSVVAIFNDITEIRQVERMKTAFVSTVSHELRTPLTSIKGFIATLIDDTDGIYDDETRMEFYNIIDTECDRLTRLITDLLNISRIESGRGIDIILSEVSLNELATQVTRSQQTYTDRHKVFTTIPEDFPHITADSDKVTQILDNLVGNAVKYSPDGGNVVVAAEDEGTTVRIDISDEGLGVPEHHRDKIFQRFHMVDDDVDHKAVKGTGIGLYLVKHLAQAHGGDVWLARSDVGKGSTFSVRLPKQPKVDEKAANAIGGG
- the rpiB gene encoding ribose 5-phosphate isomerase B, which translates into the protein MRIAIGCDHGGFVLKPGIRGVIEALGHETLDVGTCSEDPVDYVDFAAGVARAVAGGEADLGVLICGTGIGMSIAANKVPGAYAARAEECYSARMARLHNGANILCVGARTTGPELAKEAVRTFLTTEPSPEERHARRRAQIRALEGR
- a CDS encoding cytidine/deoxycytidylate deaminase family protein, whose product is MSEHPPANRPRHDVLQQTERPSWDDYFMEIAHVVAKRSTCLSRQVGCVLVRDRRILTTGYNGPPQGLAHCEDLGGCLRARMGIPRGQRHEICRACHAEQNAILQAAVHGVALQGDVTCYTIGLPCVTCAKMLINANVRRIVYRDPYPDELAHEMLTEAGVALVHWQAPGERTGS
- a CDS encoding undecaprenyl/decaprenyl-phosphate alpha-N-acetylglucosaminyl 1-phosphate transferase — encoded protein: MSHALLALLIAAVVALALTLPVRSLAFRIGAVAQPGGRRIHQKPTAQAGGLAIYAGVWVALLVFNWPLQAPYLGMLIGSALLLVMCLADDIKNLSPWLRLVGQFVVAAIAFYGGVAVHGVTNPLSALGTYHYISLGWWSAPLTIIWVMAITNAMNWLDGLDGLVAGVAALAGLTIMVGAGTTGIPVVAVAAGALAGGCLGFLPYNFNPAKIFMGDTGAMFLGYMLACIAVIGPFKMATTVAVLVPLLVLGVPIFDTVTGIIRRLAAGKSPMAPDRGHIHHRLIDRGLTVRQAVLFIYLMTAMLCLAALILWRWRVGA
- the wecB gene encoding UDP-N-acetylglucosamine 2-epimerase (non-hydrolyzing); its protein translation is MSEPTVALVFGTRPEAIKLAPIYQELKRRNRPVQVIVTAQHRGLLDQMLAVFEMTADVDLNIMQEGQTLAQITSRALTGLQETFARLRPDIVMVQGDTTTVLGGALAAFYERIPVAHVEAGLRTQDKLSPFPEEINRRLTDVISDVYFAATRRARHNLLGEGVPPSAVYVTGNPVVDALRTVVERNPALPEQLGWIEALEGRLILVTAHRRENLGVPFSRICQALQEIVERHRDVTVVWPLHPNPLVTKSAHELLDGVERVVLTEPLDYLSFVPLMAHADLVITDSGGVQEEAPALGVPALVTRDTTERPEGIDAGVAKLVGTETDVIVAEADRVLSSPAEYTRMTEVGCPYGDGQAAARICDALDHFLGRRADRPADFDWPA
- a CDS encoding undecaprenyl-diphosphate phosphatase, translating into MTPLAALILGIVQGLTEFLPVSSSAHLALIHWAFGWTSTPAEDLMFDVAVHFGTLVAILAYFGRDWVRFLQRRDRMVAYVVVGCLPGAVAGAVLEDKAATIFRDPLQIAALLAAMGLVLAAGERWGRRERPLEQMGWADTLWVGMLQALAIMPGVSRAGITMTTGLFRGLTREAAARFSFLLATPILLGATLWSARHVVSGEAPVDGLVFGIGWLAAAVTGFACIHWLLRFLQRHSFMPFVIYRLVVAAAVLVWVFVRGA
- a CDS encoding sodium-translocating pyrophosphatase, with translation MPTTLPFGSFENFSIYAVLVCGLIGLIYALYLRKQTLGMDQGTDKMRQIAAQIQEGAYAYLNRQFRTIALVIVLLFFALLLSAWGNWSIAIGRAIAFVLGCFASGFTGYMGMTLAVQGNVRCAAAARTSLADSMRVAFRSGAVAGMFTVTMGLVGAVLIFWYYKEAATEVLLGFGFGGSLLALFMRVGGGIYTKAADVGADLVGKVEAGIPEDDPRNAAVIADQVGDNVGDCAGMAADIFESYEVTLVASMILALAHTDKKVALTWIIFPLLIRGIGVITSMIGISMVKSRTDDEHPMKPITRGFVWSAILSAIGFFIIAKFYVGANDPENWTKLFLATISGLVLALAMYKLTEYFTSTQFGPVKSVARSAQTGSATTILTGFAEGLESSVYAVLVICAAVFFSILVFGREASAIEILYGVSLCGLGMLTTTGVIISMDTYGPVADNAQGITEMSGAEGGPNVEILDAVGNTTKAATKGIAIASAVIAAISLYGSYLSKVAAGIAGGHAGEGISEAALREYWIQVDKPAVFIGLLIGGAMPFLFSAMTIRAVSRAAFYIINEVRRQFHEIPGLMEGKEGVMPESGKVVDICTGSAIRELIAPGILSVLAPIIVGCWLGWEGLGGFLAGIIVTGQLMAVLMCNAGGAWDNAKKSIEDGLYGGKGSEAHKAAVVGDTVGDPFKDTAGPALNPLIKVMNMVGLLVAPVIVKYSSGIKNVNPTPGLAIAGVVLAIIVAIALMMSKKESAESLAVQQRLADAEGKSDVA